CCGGTGTGCGGCGTTCAGAACGACGCAACCATCGAGCCCTTGAACTGCTTCTTGATGAACTCCTTCACTTCCGGCGACTGGTACGCCTTGACCAGCTTCTTCACCCACGGCTGATCCTTGTCCTTCGCGCGTACGGCGATCAGGTTCGCGTACGGGCTCGTCAGCGCTTCGAGCGCGATCGCGTCCTTGGTCGGCTGCAGGTTCGCGGCCAGCGCGTAGTTCGTGTTGACCACGGCCGCGTCGACGTCCGACAGCACGCGCGGCAGTTGCGCGGCATCGAGTTCGGAGATCTTCAGCTTCTTCGGGTTCTCGGCGATGTCGAGCACCGTCGCGTTGTTGCCGCCCGTGCCGGCGCCCGCCTTCAGCTTGATCACGCCTTGCGTCTGCAGCAGCAGCAACGCGCGGTTCTCGTTCGACGGATCGTTCGGCACCGCGAGCTTCGCGCCTTGCGGCAGGTCCTTCAGCGCCTTGAACTTCTTCGAGTACACGCCCATCGGCGAGATGTAGGTCAGGCCCGCGCTGACGATCTTGTAGCCGCGCTGCTTCACCTGGCTGTCGAGGTAGGGCTGGTGCTGGAAGCTGTTCGCGTCGAGGTCGCCCGAGTCGAGCGCCGCGTTCGGCTGCACGTAGTCGTTGAACTCGATGACCTTCACGTTCAGGCCTTCCTTCTCCTTCGCGACCTTCTGCACGAGTTGCCATACTTCCGAATCCGGGCCGGCGACCGTGCCGACCTTGATCACCTTGTCTTCGGCGTGCGCGCCCGCCGACAGCGTCAGCGCTGCACCAGTGGCCAGCACGGAAAATACCTTCAGGAGACTGCGACGCTTCATCTGTTTCTCGCTTTCTTGCTTACTTTAAATGGGGCGCGATACGGGTATGCCCCGACTCGCAGGAAGGGGCAAATGGTGTCACAGGATCGGCGGGAAGTGAAATACATCCCGCTCATATGGGTATGCACCTCGGCGGTGCTGGCGGCGGATGCGAGGCTTGGCTGTTAGTTGCATTTGTGCGTGACGCGCATCAACCAGCCCGCGTCACGCGACCACTGCCCCGTCGGCCGCCTTCGTGCCGAACGCGGGTTCGACCGCCCGCTCGCCGGCCCGGCGCGGCGACAGGCCGCCGGCGTCGCCGACCCGGAACGCGCCAACCGTGTCGCGCAGCCGCGCGGCCTGTTCCTGCAGCGACGCGGCGGCCGCGGCGGCCTCCTCGACGAGCGCCGCGTTCTGCTGCGTCACCTGGTCCATCTGCGTGACCGCGCGCCCGACCTGCGTGATGCCGCTCGCCTGCTCCTCGGACGCGGCCGCGATCTCGCCCATGATGTCGGTCACGCGCGCGACGGCCTGCAGGATCTCGCCCATCGTCGTGCCGGCCTGGCCGACGAGCGTCGAACCGTTGCGCACACGTTCGCCCGAATCGACGATCAGCTCGCGGATCTCCTTCGCGGCCGTCGCGCTGCGCTGCGCGAGCGAGCGCACTTCGCCCGCGACCACCGCGAAACCGCGGCCCTGCTCGCCCGCGCGCGCGGCCTCGACCGCCGCGTTCAGCGCGAGAATGTTGGTCTGGAACGCGATGCCCTCGATTACGCCGATGATGTCGGCGATCTTGCGCGAGCTGTCGTCGATCTCGCCCATCGTGCCGATCACGCGGTTCACGACGTCGCTCCCCGTGCGCGCGATGTCCGACGCGTTGTTCGCCAGCCCGCTCGCCTGCCGCGCGTTGTCCGCGTTCTGTTTCACCGTCGCGGTCAGCTGCTCCATGCTCGCGGCCGTTTCTTCCAGCGACGCGGCCTGCTCCTCGGTACGCTGCGACAGGTCGTCGTTGCCGGCCGAGATTTCGCGGCTCGCCGACGCGATCGCTTCGGCCGACTGGCGAATCCCGCCGATCGTCGCCTGCAGCCGTGCCTGCATGTCGTGCATCGCGGCCATCATGCTCGTGCGGTCGCCCGCGCGCACGGGCACCGGCTGCGTCAGGTCGCCCTGCGCGATGCGCGTCGCGAGCGCGGCCGCTTCGTCGGGCTCGCCGCCGAGGCTGCCGCGCACGTTGCG
The nucleotide sequence above comes from Burkholderia pyrrocinia. Encoded proteins:
- a CDS encoding MetQ/NlpA family ABC transporter substrate-binding protein encodes the protein MKRRSLLKVFSVLATGAALTLSAGAHAEDKVIKVGTVAGPDSEVWQLVQKVAKEKEGLNVKVIEFNDYVQPNAALDSGDLDANSFQHQPYLDSQVKQRGYKIVSAGLTYISPMGVYSKKFKALKDLPQGAKLAVPNDPSNENRALLLLQTQGVIKLKAGAGTGGNNATVLDIAENPKKLKISELDAAQLPRVLSDVDAAVVNTNYALAANLQPTKDAIALEALTSPYANLIAVRAKDKDQPWVKKLVKAYQSPEVKEFIKKQFKGSMVASF
- a CDS encoding methyl-accepting chemotaxis protein, which produces MSRMSLNRKLWLALALVWIGLLGVGAWSAYETRATMLAERKAGIANLVDSAAGVVNAYHALAQSGTLPEADAKRDALASLAAMRYGDSGYVFVMDSQPVVLMHPTLPKLVGTQVGDYLDPDGKPLFVTILNAAKATGSGFAEYRGRLPHSETAVPKISYVTRFAPWDWNISSGVFLKDIDTLYYRTLLGHLAVVFVIGFVISAAMLVIIRNVRGSLGGEPDEAAALATRIAQGDLTQPVPVRAGDRTSMMAAMHDMQARLQATIGGIRQSAEAIASASREISAGNDDLSQRTEEQAASLEETAASMEQLTATVKQNADNARQASGLANNASDIARTGSDVVNRVIGTMGEIDDSSRKIADIIGVIEGIAFQTNILALNAAVEAARAGEQGRGFAVVAGEVRSLAQRSATAAKEIRELIVDSGERVRNGSTLVGQAGTTMGEILQAVARVTDIMGEIAAASEEQASGITQVGRAVTQMDQVTQQNAALVEEAAAAAASLQEQAARLRDTVGAFRVGDAGGLSPRRAGERAVEPAFGTKAADGAVVA